A region from the Triticum urartu cultivar G1812 chromosome 1, Tu2.1, whole genome shotgun sequence genome encodes:
- the LOC125516703 gene encoding uncharacterized protein LOC125516703 isoform X2, with amino-acid sequence MHALKNVETSGTRLTTPASLLPSASFPVLSLSFIILTQVHALRQPGESSLCETGNWTCALLLGYSDVPSGYSAHEPPTIPCEAANATYLKGSICALTFGMFHAVDLSSLVEMLQGCVVRADDARHHCLSLPCHYFSLCCRNFTQPPTVNRVQFVS; translated from the exons ATGCATGCTCTGAAGAATGTGGAGACGTCAGGGACAAGGCTCACAACCCCTGCCTCCTTGTTACCATCTGCGAGTTTTCCGGTGTTGAGCCTCTCATTTATTAT CCTTACACAAGTACATGCCCTTCGGCAGCCTGGAGAGTCATCTCTTTG TGAAACTGGGAATTGGACGTGCGCTCTTCTACTTGGCTACTCGGACGTGCCCTCAGGGTACTCAGCTCATGAGCCTCCCACTATTCCTTGTGAAGCAGCAAATGCAACATACCTAAAG GGAAGCATTTGCGCACTCACGTTTGGCATGTTCCATGCAGTAGACCTGTCGTCATTGGTTGAG ATGTTGCAAGGCTGCGTGGTGAGGGCAGACGATGCACGTCATCATTGCCTCTCTCTCCCCTGTCACTATTTTTCTCTTTGCTGCAGAAATTTCACACAACCACCAACAGTGAATAGGGTACAATTTGTGAGCTGA
- the LOC125516703 gene encoding uncharacterized protein LOC125516703 isoform X1, producing the protein MHALKNVETSGTRLTTPASLLPSASFPVLSLSFIILTQVHALRQPGESSLCETGNWTCALLLGYSDVPSGYSAHEPPTIPCEAANATYLKGSICALTFGMFHAVDLSSLVEFVVKISKIEWNELTVRFCVFGLDVARLRGEGRRCTSSLPLSPLSLFFSLLQKFHTTTNSE; encoded by the exons ATGCATGCTCTGAAGAATGTGGAGACGTCAGGGACAAGGCTCACAACCCCTGCCTCCTTGTTACCATCTGCGAGTTTTCCGGTGTTGAGCCTCTCATTTATTAT CCTTACACAAGTACATGCCCTTCGGCAGCCTGGAGAGTCATCTCTTTG TGAAACTGGGAATTGGACGTGCGCTCTTCTACTTGGCTACTCGGACGTGCCCTCAGGGTACTCAGCTCATGAGCCTCCCACTATTCCTTGTGAAGCAGCAAATGCAACATACCTAAAG GGAAGCATTTGCGCACTCACGTTTGGCATGTTCCATGCAGTAGACCTGTCGTCATTGGTTGAG TTTGTCGTGAAAATTTCAAAAATAGAATGGAATGAATTGACAGTGCGCTTCTGCGTTTTTGGCTTAGATGTTGCAAGGCTGCGTGGTGAGGGCAGACGATGCACGTCATCATTGCCTCTCTCTCCCCTGTCACTATTTTTCTCTTTGCTGCAGAAATTTCACACAACCACCAACAGTGAATAG